One segment of Stenotrophomonas sp. SAU14A_NAIMI4_8 DNA contains the following:
- a CDS encoding RNA polymerase sigma-70 factor: MNAESTFQTHRPRLMALAYRLLGSRADAEDVVQDAWLRWSGADPASVRDAEAWLVTATTRLGLDRLRAARRERAHYVGPWLAEPLAISLEPDPAPGPAQRHALADDVSVAFLTLLEQLGPEERAAFLLKEVFDHDYAEIAELIGHSQANCRQLVHRARQRLQAGRPRFNADASQHRKLLARFMHATQQGDSQAVQALLHANARLVSDGGGVVTAAIRPLLGAERIGRLFWAIAQRGLGHTAQLGYVNGEPAILRFDGQRLHSVTTVQVVDGRIAEVYSVLNPEKLSAVVTAADAAASW, encoded by the coding sequence ATGAACGCTGAATCGACCTTCCAGACCCACCGCCCGCGCCTGATGGCGCTGGCCTACCGCCTGCTGGGCAGCCGCGCCGACGCCGAGGATGTCGTCCAGGACGCCTGGCTGCGCTGGTCCGGCGCCGACCCGGCCAGCGTGCGCGATGCCGAGGCGTGGCTGGTGACCGCCACCACGCGACTGGGCCTGGACCGCCTGCGCGCGGCCCGGCGCGAGCGCGCGCACTACGTGGGCCCGTGGCTGGCCGAACCGCTCGCGATCAGCCTCGAGCCCGACCCGGCCCCTGGCCCGGCGCAACGCCACGCGCTGGCCGACGATGTGTCGGTGGCCTTCCTGACCCTGCTGGAACAGTTGGGACCGGAAGAGCGCGCCGCGTTCCTGCTGAAGGAAGTGTTCGACCACGACTATGCCGAGATCGCCGAGCTGATCGGCCACAGCCAGGCCAACTGCCGCCAGCTGGTGCATCGGGCCCGGCAGCGTCTGCAGGCCGGGCGCCCGCGCTTCAACGCCGATGCCAGCCAGCACCGCAAACTGCTGGCGCGCTTCATGCACGCCACCCAGCAGGGCGACAGCCAGGCCGTGCAGGCCCTGCTGCATGCCAACGCGCGCCTGGTCTCCGATGGCGGCGGCGTGGTCACCGCCGCGATCCGGCCGCTGCTGGGCGCCGAGCGCATCGGCCGGCTGTTCTGGGCCATTGCCCAGCGCGGCCTGGGCCACACCGCGCAGCTGGGCTATGTAAACGGCGAACCGGCGATCCTGCGCTTCGATGGTCAACGCCTGCATTCGGTCACCACGGTGCAGGTGGTGGACGGGCGCATCGCCGAGGTCTACAGCGTGCTGAACCCGGAAAAATTGTCGGCGGTTGTCACGGCGGCGGACGCGGCGGCGTCCTGGTAG
- a CDS encoding carboxymuconolactone decarboxylase family protein → MSDHASPRVPYTRLAAEAFKGLLATSKAVHDSSIDPTLMELVFLRVSQLNGCGYCMDMHGTALRKGGIEPRKLDTLPAWHESRFFDARERAALGWAEALTRLTDGAPSQEAFDALAPHFDDKGISDLSMGIAVINAWNRLGAGLLPPLP, encoded by the coding sequence ATGTCCGACCACGCCTCTCCCCGCGTTCCCTACACCCGCCTGGCCGCCGAGGCCTTCAAGGGCCTGCTGGCCACCAGCAAGGCGGTGCATGACAGCTCGATCGACCCGACGTTGATGGAACTGGTGTTCCTGCGCGTTTCCCAGCTCAACGGCTGTGGCTACTGCATGGACATGCACGGCACCGCGCTGCGCAAGGGCGGCATCGAGCCGCGCAAGCTGGACACCCTGCCCGCGTGGCACGAAAGCCGCTTCTTCGATGCCCGCGAACGCGCGGCGCTGGGCTGGGCCGAGGCGCTGACCCGGCTGACCGACGGTGCGCCGTCGCAGGAGGCGTTCGACGCGCTGGCGCCGCACTTCGACGACAAGGGCATCAGCGACCTGAGCATGGGCATCGCGGTGATCAATGCCTGGAACCGGCTGGGCGCCGGCCTGCTGCCGCCGCTGCCGTAA
- a CDS encoding ABC transporter ATP-binding protein, whose amino-acid sequence MPAANEKKPSLRQRFKAMRNLPPFLRQVWQTSPALTLASLGLRIIRALLPVAMLYVGKLIIDTALHLSQHGAGFPPLNEALSSGLLNPLLGLLALEFGLAIASDLLGRLVSYADALLSELFANATSVRLMEHAATLDLEDFEDPDLQDKLDRARRQTMGRMNLMSQLFGQVQDAITVVSLAVGLLVYAPWLIVLLALALVPAFIGESHFNAAGYSLNFLWTPERRQLDYLRQLGASVETAKEVKIFNLHRFLVERYRRLSAALFLANRSLARRRAFWGTLLAALGTLGYYTAYAYIAWRTVRGDFSIGDLTFLAGSFLRLRQLLEGLLIGFSQVASQALYLDDLYSFFQIQPEIHSHDNAVAVPRPIQQGFVFENVGFRYPDAEQWAVRHLDFQLHAGEVLALVGENGAGKTTLVKLLARLYEPDEGRILLDGRDLRDYDLDDLRANLGVIFQDFVRYNLTAAENIGVGQVEAMADQARIADAARRGMAEEVIDALPGGYEQLIGRRFKQGVDLSGGQWQKIAIARAWMRDAQVMILDEPTAALDARAEFEVFQRFRELAEQRTAVLISHRFSSVRMADRILVLAEGRLEASGTHAELMAQGGRYAELFELQAAGYR is encoded by the coding sequence ATGCCTGCTGCCAACGAAAAGAAACCCAGCCTGCGCCAGCGCTTCAAGGCCATGCGCAACCTGCCGCCGTTCCTGCGCCAGGTATGGCAGACCAGCCCGGCATTGACCCTGGCCAGCCTTGGCCTGCGCATCATCCGCGCCCTGCTGCCGGTGGCGATGCTGTACGTGGGCAAGCTGATCATCGATACCGCCCTGCACCTGAGCCAGCACGGTGCCGGCTTCCCGCCGTTGAACGAAGCGCTGTCCAGCGGCCTGTTGAACCCGCTGCTGGGATTGCTGGCGCTGGAATTCGGCCTGGCCATCGCCTCGGACCTGCTGGGGCGGCTGGTCAGCTACGCCGACGCGCTGCTGTCGGAACTGTTCGCCAACGCCACCAGCGTGCGCTTGATGGAACATGCCGCCACGCTGGACCTGGAAGACTTCGAAGACCCCGACCTGCAGGACAAACTGGACCGCGCCCGGCGCCAGACCATGGGCCGGATGAACCTGATGAGCCAGTTGTTCGGCCAGGTGCAGGATGCGATCACCGTGGTCAGCCTGGCCGTGGGCCTGCTGGTCTACGCGCCGTGGCTGATCGTGCTGCTGGCGCTGGCCCTGGTGCCCGCCTTCATCGGTGAATCGCACTTCAACGCGGCCGGCTACAGCCTCAACTTCCTGTGGACGCCCGAGCGCCGCCAGCTGGACTACCTGCGCCAGCTCGGCGCCAGCGTGGAAACGGCCAAGGAAGTAAAGATCTTCAACCTGCACCGTTTCCTGGTGGAGCGCTACCGACGGCTGTCGGCGGCGCTGTTCCTGGCCAACCGTTCGCTGGCGCGGCGCCGCGCGTTCTGGGGCACGCTGCTGGCGGCGCTGGGCACGCTGGGCTACTACACCGCCTACGCCTACATCGCCTGGCGCACCGTGCGCGGGGATTTCAGCATCGGTGACCTGACCTTCCTGGCCGGCAGTTTCCTGCGCCTGCGCCAGCTGCTGGAAGGACTGCTGATCGGGTTCTCGCAGGTGGCCAGCCAGGCGCTGTACCTGGACGATCTGTATTCGTTCTTCCAGATCCAGCCGGAAATCCATTCGCACGACAACGCCGTGGCCGTGCCGCGCCCGATCCAGCAGGGATTCGTGTTCGAGAACGTGGGCTTCCGCTACCCCGATGCCGAGCAGTGGGCCGTACGCCACCTGGACTTCCAGCTGCACGCCGGCGAAGTACTGGCCCTGGTGGGCGAGAACGGCGCCGGCAAGACCACCCTGGTAAAGCTGCTGGCACGCCTGTACGAGCCGGATGAAGGCCGCATCCTGCTGGACGGGCGCGACCTGCGCGACTACGACCTGGACGACCTGCGCGCCAACCTGGGCGTGATCTTCCAGGATTTCGTGCGCTACAACCTGACCGCCGCCGAGAACATCGGCGTGGGCCAGGTGGAGGCCATGGCCGACCAGGCGCGCATTGCAGATGCGGCACGCCGCGGCATGGCCGAAGAGGTGATCGATGCCCTGCCCGGTGGCTACGAACAGCTGATCGGGCGGCGCTTCAAGCAGGGCGTGGACCTGTCCGGGGGGCAGTGGCAGAAGATCGCCATCGCCCGCGCATGGATGCGCGATGCGCAGGTGATGATCCTGGACGAGCCCACCGCGGCACTGGATGCCCGCGCCGAGTTCGAAGTGTTCCAGCGCTTCCGCGAGCTGGCCGAGCAGCGCACCGCGGTGCTTATTTCGCACCGTTTCTCTTCGGTGCGCATGGCCGATCGCATCCTGGTGCTGGCCGAAGGTCGGCTGGAGGCCAGCGGCACCCACGCCGAACTGATGGCCCAGGGCGGGCGCTATGCCGAGCTGTTCGAACTGCAGGCGGCGGGCTATCGCTGA